In the Sulfobacillus thermosulfidooxidans DSM 9293 genome, AGATCGTGACTCCCCCCAGGTACAGGGCTTGGCCCACGACCACAAGCCACGGAATGCTCACCCAACTCACCCAGAGCACTCCAAGACCCTGCACGACGACGCCAATGGCCATCAGGAGCAAGGGACGATGCGCCGCCACACGTATTATCCCGGCAGGAGCATGTTGAATCAAGAGATTCACCAAATACGGGAAGCCATTGGCAATGCCCAGCCATAGGCCTATTTGTGCAATAGATAGATGGAGATGAAGTCGCAATAGAATGACTAACAAACCAGAATACGTCGCCAACGCAAAATTGACAAATCCGCTGAAGATTAGTCCCCAACGCAGCTGGGGATGACGCGGAAGAAAACATACTATATCCCGGGTTAGGAAGAAAGAGTTTACCCGTTGTGGTAGCCCTAAATTCTTCAGACTCTGCGCACGGTATAAACTGACAACCGCGGTGAGCACTAATATGCCTTGAACGACTAATATCTCAACATATCCGGTTGCAGCTAAAAGGCTTCCGCCAATCAGAGGGCCTAAGAATCCTGTAACATAGTTGATGGCTTCCCACCGGGCATTCATCTGCAATAAACGCTCGGCCGAAGTTAATAAGGGAAAGCATGATTCTATGATGGGTAATACGCTGGCCAATGATGAACCCATAACAAATCCGGCCAGAGGCACCAAGACGTGCCACGATGGATGATAATGCCACATCATCAACAGCAATATAGGGAGAAACAAGGTCAAATTAAGGACTACCAGGAGACGTTGACGATGAAACCGATCGGCCAAAAGTCCGCCAACCAAGCCAAGACCAATATAGGGAATCATCTCAAAAATAAACGCCCATAAGGCCCAGATCGGATTATGAGTTGCCGAATAAATTTCCCACGGCAAACTCACCAAATATATTTGATAAACTAGCAAAATCAATCCTTGGCCATACAAAAGAGAATTCACTGTATCAATACACCCTTAAACCATAATTCCCTCGCGATGTTAGAACCCTCGGGAACAACACCTGTAATCATTCATGAAGATTGTATCAAGATAATCTCATAAAAATTAAGTCTATTACGACTTTTTAATATAGGATTTACCTCTACTGAAATGCCGCGGCTTATAGTTATTGCAAGTGCCCATACATCTTTGTCTTGTCATCTAGAATCCGTAAAATCCTATCGATCGTCATTTCATCAGTGGGAAGGAGAGCTTGGCTCTCTTTGAAAGTGTGACGCATCTGAAAGCCAGAAAATCCCCAAATTGATCCCTGTAGGGTCAATCTCACACACCGGAATTGATCGGTAGATCTGCATAAAAATAGTGAGTGTGGCAGATTGTATGGCTATGAAAAAAGACCAACCTGATTTATACGCAGATTGGACCAACTTAACTCAGGATGTTCTCTTTCGTATCGACCAGCTATTACAACGTCTGACCGAAGGCAATGATTTGCCGTCTTTGTCCCAAGTGGGTCCATTATTAACGGCCACGTTTAAACCGAGCCCGGATTTGGTGATTCGGACGGTGGAAACGCCGGCAATCAAGCCACAGGGCGCATTGCTCGCCTATCTTTCCACGATTGTCGATGCCAAGCAGGTGGATCAGGATGTCGCGGCTGCCTTGATCAGTTCGCCGGCTCCTCCTGACCAATGGGACCGGGTGCCTATTAGTCAAGCTCCTGTCAAGCGGATTACGACTTGGACGGATGTACTTCAGCATTTAGCCCAGGGATGGACCCTTATTTTTGCGCCAGAAATCACGTGGGCTTGGGGAGTCGACACCACCAAATTTCCTTCCCGAAGTATTGGCCGGCCCCAAACAGAGCTCACAATTCGCGGTCCCATGGACGCGTTCACGGAACTGCTCACCACCCAAATGGGTCAATTGCGGCAACGCTTTCATGATCCGGCTTTGACTTTTCATCCTATAACTTTAGGTCAAAGACAGCATACCGACGTGGCTGTAGCCTATCTTCGAGGCCTAGCCAATCCCGCTCTTATCGACCAAATCATCCAACGATTAAAGACGATTGATTTCGATGGGCGCTCCAATGCCTCGGAAATCGCGGGGTTAATCCGGGATCATCCCCAGTCCATCTTTCCAACCATTCGTTCCACGGAACGGGTCGATATTGCTACCCGCGCTCTACTAGAAGGCAAAGCCGTGATTTTGGTCGACGGCGACCCATTTATTCTGATCGCTCCTGCACCCTTAGCCGATTTCTACCGTACGGCCATGGATTACTCGGGAGCCTGGTATGATGTTTCCTTTGTGCGCGTGATCCGTCTTTTTGGATGGATCATGGGAATCTATCTGCCCGCTTTGTATATTGCTTTAACAGAGGTTAATACCAATCTTTTGCCGCCAGCCCTCTTAATTTTAATAGCGGGTGACCACGCCGGACTGCCCTTTACCCCACTCGTCGAGGCGCTCCTCATGGTCTTAGTGATCGAGGTCTTGCGTGAAGCAGCCTTGCGACTTCCCAAGGCGTTGTCGACGACCATTGGCACCGTCGGCGCCATCGTGGTGGGCACTGCGGTGGTAAAAGCCGGGCTGGTGAGCCCACAAA is a window encoding:
- a CDS encoding spore germination protein, coding for MAMKKDQPDLYADWTNLTQDVLFRIDQLLQRLTEGNDLPSLSQVGPLLTATFKPSPDLVIRTVETPAIKPQGALLAYLSTIVDAKQVDQDVAAALISSPAPPDQWDRVPISQAPVKRITTWTDVLQHLAQGWTLIFAPEITWAWGVDTTKFPSRSIGRPQTELTIRGPMDAFTELLTTQMGQLRQRFHDPALTFHPITLGQRQHTDVAVAYLRGLANPALIDQIIQRLKTIDFDGRSNASEIAGLIRDHPQSIFPTIRSTERVDIATRALLEGKAVILVDGDPFILIAPAPLADFYRTAMDYSGAWYDVSFVRVIRLFGWIMGIYLPALYIALTEVNTNLLPPALLILIAGDHAGLPFTPLVEALLMVLVIEVLREAALRLPKALSTTIGTVGAIVVGTAVVKAGLVSPQMIVVITLTALSFYSVPVYDLTGTWRLVNAVMLLASAMLGLYGIIWVTMVVMGFLTDLTSFGTPYFVPFAPFRLTDWRDLFIRQPWTRFRHRLTTARPRDIRTMGHSHNVPPPHLKKGRS
- a CDS encoding MFS transporter, producing MNSLLYGQGLILLVYQIYLVSLPWEIYSATHNPIWALWAFIFEMIPYIGLGLVGGLLADRFHRQRLLVVLNLTLFLPILLLMMWHYHPSWHVLVPLAGFVMGSSLASVLPIIESCFPLLTSAERLLQMNARWEAINYVTGFLGPLIGGSLLAATGYVEILVVQGILVLTAVVSLYRAQSLKNLGLPQRVNSFFLTRDIVCFLPRHPQLRWGLIFSGFVNFALATYSGLLVILLRLHLHLSIAQIGLWLGIANGFPYLVNLLIQHAPAGIIRVAAHRPLLLMAIGVVVQGLGVLWVSWVSIPWLVVVGQALYLGGVTIYTTFWRALRQQQTDARWIGRISGLSRSSAYIGSVLGGIMGLWLLHYFAVPQITRVAGFIVMGFGLFSLLMLIPRFPWLTVTNRRISH